One window of Mediterraneibacter gnavus ATCC 29149 genomic DNA carries:
- a CDS encoding hydantoinase/oxoprolinase family protein, producing MSDRKVRMGIDVGGTHTKAVAIDNATHEIIGKSSVKTTHDDKAGVATGVVQAFQNCLRENGIDPKDVIFVAHSTTQATNALIEGDVANVGVIGVGPKGVGGWIAKAQTNMKDINLGSGRFIRLKNRFICDENLSDQLVTDTIKSLVGDGAQVIVASESYGVDDMENETGICKIAKDMGLEATAASEITKLYGLTRRTRTAAINASILPKMLNTANSTEQSVKSAGVEVPLMIMRGDGGVMEISEMKKRPVLTMLSGPAASVMGSLMYLRASNGVYFEVGGTTTNIGVIKDGRPAIDYSNVGGHRTYISSLDVRVLGVAGGSMVRADKSGVKDVGPRSAHIAGMDYAVFTPEEEIVDPKVVFFSPKEGDPADYVAIELKSGKRITITNTCAANVLGLIKPEYFAYGNANAARKAMQPLADYMGKTVEEVAEQILTRAYEKIEPIIMELAEKYRLEKDQISLVGVGGGAASLIGFCSDKMGLRYSIPDNAEVISSIGVALAMVRDVVERVVPNPTPEDIRSIKAEAIDKAVESGAAADSVDVHIEIDPQTSKLTAIALGSTEVKTTDLLKECTAEEARQLAAEDLKEEPSAIKEECATKNFYVFGTDRKGKHPVRILDKKGFIKVQRNDGKALLCKAGSYRNVVSQMWEELAIYQQDAILRPDYYICAGARVMDFSGSVDLDKIMMLMEVEMQMINPSDDVIIVGAKNSL from the coding sequence ATGAGTGATAGAAAAGTACGTATGGGTATCGATGTCGGCGGAACACATACAAAAGCCGTTGCCATCGACAATGCGACCCATGAAATTATCGGAAAGTCTTCTGTGAAAACAACACATGATGACAAGGCAGGGGTTGCGACCGGAGTTGTACAGGCATTTCAGAATTGCCTGAGAGAAAATGGAATCGATCCGAAAGATGTGATCTTTGTTGCACATTCTACGACACAGGCGACCAACGCTCTGATCGAAGGAGATGTGGCAAATGTAGGAGTGATCGGTGTCGGTCCGAAAGGTGTGGGCGGCTGGATCGCAAAAGCGCAGACGAATATGAAGGATATCAACCTTGGATCCGGGCGTTTTATCCGGCTTAAGAACCGCTTCATCTGTGATGAAAATCTGTCTGACCAGCTTGTGACAGATACGATTAAATCTCTGGTGGGTGATGGTGCACAGGTTATCGTGGCCAGTGAATCTTACGGTGTGGATGACATGGAAAATGAGACCGGCATCTGCAAGATTGCAAAAGATATGGGTCTGGAAGCGACAGCAGCCAGTGAGATCACCAAGCTTTATGGACTGACCAGACGTACACGTACAGCTGCAATCAATGCGTCCATTTTGCCGAAAATGCTCAATACAGCAAATTCTACAGAACAGAGTGTAAAAAGCGCCGGGGTAGAAGTTCCTCTGATGATCATGAGAGGTGACGGCGGTGTTATGGAGATCAGTGAAATGAAAAAACGTCCGGTCCTTACGATGTTGTCCGGTCCTGCAGCTTCTGTGATGGGAAGTCTGATGTATCTGCGTGCCTCAAATGGTGTATATTTTGAAGTTGGAGGAACAACGACGAATATCGGTGTAATCAAAGACGGACGTCCTGCCATTGATTATTCGAATGTAGGCGGACATCGTACATATATCAGCAGTCTGGATGTGCGTGTCCTCGGTGTTGCCGGAGGAAGTATGGTGCGGGCAGATAAGAGCGGTGTCAAAGATGTGGGACCACGTTCCGCACATATTGCAGGTATGGACTATGCGGTATTTACTCCGGAAGAAGAAATCGTGGATCCGAAAGTCGTATTCTTCAGCCCGAAAGAGGGAGATCCTGCGGACTATGTAGCGATCGAACTGAAAAGCGGAAAGCGGATCACGATCACAAATACCTGTGCAGCGAATGTGCTGGGACTGATTAAACCAGAATATTTTGCCTATGGAAATGCCAATGCGGCGCGCAAGGCAATGCAGCCTCTGGCAGATTACATGGGAAAAACAGTGGAAGAGGTTGCAGAACAGATTCTGACAAGAGCCTATGAGAAAATTGAACCGATCATCATGGAACTGGCAGAAAAATATCGCCTGGAGAAAGATCAGATCAGTCTGGTAGGAGTCGGCGGAGGAGCCGCTTCCCTGATTGGATTCTGTTCGGATAAAATGGGACTTCGCTATTCCATTCCGGATAATGCAGAGGTCATTTCTTCCATCGGTGTTGCACTTGCAATGGTACGTGATGTAGTGGAACGAGTGGTTCCAAACCCGACACCGGAAGATATCCGCTCGATCAAAGCAGAAGCAATTGACAAAGCAGTGGAAAGTGGTGCCGCAGCGGACAGTGTGGATGTTCATATCGAGATCGATCCTCAGACTTCAAAGCTGACAGCGATCGCGCTGGGCTCCACAGAAGTAAAGACAACCGATCTTTTGAAGGAATGTACAGCAGAAGAAGCACGTCAGCTGGCAGCAGAGGATTTAAAAGAAGAACCTTCTGCAATCAAGGAAGAATGTGCAACAAAGAATTTCTATGTATTTGGTACAGACAGAAAAGGAAAACATCCGGTTCGTATTCTGGATAAAAAAGGATTTATCAAAGTGCAGAGAAATGATGGAAAAGCTCTTCTTTGTAAAGCGGGAAGCTACCGGAATGTGGTCTCTCAGATGTGGGAAGAACTGGCGATTTATCAGCAGGATGCCATCCTGCGCCCGGATTACTATATTTGCGCCGGAGCCCGGGTGATGGATTTTTCAGGATCTGTTGATCTGGATAAGATTATGATGCTGATGGAAGTTGAGATGCAGATGATCAATCCATCTGATGATGTGATCATTGTGGGAGCGAAAAACAGTCTGTAA
- a CDS encoding LacI family DNA-binding transcriptional regulator has translation MNIYDIAKEAGVSISTVSRVMNHKGNVNPETRKKVEEILEKNNYTPSAIARGMVSKSMKTVSVLTVDIRVPHYARTAYTIEREFSRRGYEVSLCNTGGELEETIKYLRTAREKKTDGIVLVGSVFNTLCKNAEISGLLQNIPVVLANGKLELPNSYSVLVDDRYGVSLAVEHLIQKGHREIYYLRDMDTVSAQLKCEGFIAEMEKCGLKNARQQVLETASSIEGGIKAVEQLIRRKQKFTGIVCGEDITAAGVVKALLHYGIKVPEEVAVTGYNNSEYAKICEPQLTTIDNKPELVAMMSVQLLTSLIEKTEVYSSCTIQPELVEGQTT, from the coding sequence ATGAATATATATGATATTGCAAAAGAAGCAGGGGTTTCGATTTCAACCGTTTCGCGGGTTATGAATCATAAGGGAAATGTAAATCCGGAAACCCGAAAAAAAGTAGAAGAAATTCTGGAAAAAAATAATTATACGCCAAGTGCGATCGCACGCGGAATGGTGAGCAAATCGATGAAGACCGTCTCTGTTTTAACAGTGGATATCCGTGTTCCGCATTATGCCAGAACGGCCTATACCATAGAGAGAGAGTTCAGCCGTCGTGGATACGAGGTTTCTCTGTGCAACACGGGCGGGGAGCTGGAAGAGACGATCAAGTATCTGCGGACAGCACGGGAGAAAAAGACGGATGGAATCGTACTGGTAGGTTCTGTGTTTAATACGCTTTGTAAAAATGCGGAAATCAGCGGGTTGCTGCAGAATATACCGGTTGTGCTTGCCAATGGAAAGCTGGAACTGCCAAATTCATATTCGGTTCTGGTCGATGACAGGTATGGAGTATCGCTTGCTGTGGAACATCTGATTCAAAAGGGACACCGCGAGATTTATTATCTGAGAGATATGGATACAGTCAGTGCACAGCTTAAATGTGAGGGATTTATTGCGGAGATGGAGAAATGTGGTCTCAAAAATGCAAGACAGCAGGTGCTGGAGACCGCATCAAGTATTGAAGGTGGTATAAAAGCGGTCGAACAGCTGATCCGGAGAAAGCAAAAATTTACGGGAATTGTTTGCGGAGAGGATATTACGGCAGCAGGAGTTGTGAAAGCGCTTTTACATTATGGAATCAAGGTGCCGGAGGAAGTAGCAGTAACCGGTTATAATAATTCGGAATATGCAAAAATTTGTGAACCGCAATTGACAACAATTGATAATAAGCCGGAATTAGTGGCAATGATGAGTGTTCAGCTGTTGACTAGTCTGATTGAAAAGACAGAGGTATATTCATCCTGCACAATTCAGCCGGAGTTAGTGGAAGGACAGACAACTTAG
- the yiaK gene encoding 3-dehydro-L-gulonate 2-dehydrogenase, whose amino-acid sequence MRVQYDVMVQEFTRVLEKRGFNHEDAENAAVIFAQNSLAGVFSHGLNRFPRVVSYLEKGEIDPNAKATCEMQMGAIERWDGHRGFGPLNAKKAMDRACELAKEYGVGCVALGNNNHWMRGGTYGWLAADHGCIGICWSNTMPNMPAWGGLNRKIGNNPLIMAVPRSNGEHAMIDCAVSQFSYGKIEDCRLRGVQLPVPGGYDTKGELTTDPTEIEKTWRVLPMGYWKGSGLSIVLDLIATVLTNGNSVQKIGTFGDEIGLTQIMIAVDPTKFNTVEETDAIVEEILADVKSSEPIKEGGEVYYPGELELKNIKENKEQGIPVIEEVWESILKM is encoded by the coding sequence ATGAGAGTTCAATATGATGTTATGGTACAGGAGTTTACAAGAGTTTTGGAGAAAAGGGGATTCAATCATGAGGATGCAGAAAATGCAGCAGTTATTTTTGCACAGAATAGCCTTGCAGGTGTGTTCTCACATGGCTTGAACCGTTTTCCGCGTGTTGTCAGCTATCTGGAAAAAGGGGAGATCGATCCGAATGCGAAAGCAACCTGTGAAATGCAGATGGGAGCCATCGAGAGATGGGACGGGCATCGTGGATTCGGGCCTTTGAATGCAAAGAAAGCAATGGATCGTGCCTGTGAACTGGCAAAAGAGTACGGAGTCGGATGCGTTGCATTAGGAAACAATAACCACTGGATGAGAGGCGGTACATATGGATGGCTCGCAGCAGATCATGGATGTATCGGTATCTGCTGGTCCAACACAATGCCGAACATGCCGGCATGGGGCGGCTTGAACCGTAAAATAGGAAACAACCCGCTGATCATGGCAGTGCCTCGTTCCAATGGTGAACATGCGATGATTGACTGTGCAGTTTCTCAGTTTTCTTATGGAAAGATTGAAGATTGCCGTCTCAGAGGTGTACAGCTTCCGGTGCCGGGTGGATATGATACAAAAGGAGAGCTGACAACAGATCCTACGGAAATCGAAAAAACATGGAGAGTCCTTCCAATGGGATACTGGAAAGGAAGCGGACTGTCTATCGTGCTTGATCTGATCGCAACCGTTCTGACAAATGGAAATTCTGTACAGAAGATCGGAACATTTGGAGATGAGATCGGACTGACTCAGATCATGATCGCTGTTGATCCGACAAAATTCAATACAGTAGAAGAGACAGATGCGATAGTAGAAGAGATTCTTGCAGATGTCAAATCTTCGGAACCGATCAAAGAAGGCGGAGAGGTTTATTATCCGGGAGAACTGGAGCTGAAAAATATCAAAGAGAACAAAGAACAGGGAATCCCGGTAATTGAAGAAGTTTGGGAATCCATCCTGAAAATGTAA